The DNA window ggagaccctttttggtatcctgctgtgtcacctagtaacatagttttagtgctagttctagtcttagctttaggtggtacatttttggagccaaaataaacttttctttctttctttctttctttctttcgttaaaatactagattaaaaaaaaagtagtagcCATGCTGTGCTTGaacaggtaaatgaagcgttcttCATGAAGAAACAATCCTCGCATCACATCCTCGCCCATCTTTGGCGGAAACGCCTTATTGTAGTTACCTTGTAGAAGTAAAGCGGCACGGGTGCCACATCGTTGTTATTCTCATCGGTGTGTAGATAGAACTCCTTCTCTCCTTGCGGGCTTGGTAACCGCAGCACGCCGTGCGTGCCCGTGTACACCGTCACCGAAGAGTTGGAGCTATGCACGCGCCGACGGAGGCCCTGGAAGAGTGGTCGCACATTTTTATGATGGCATACTCCCATACTGACCGGTCTAAGTATACAACAGTCCTGGATTTGTTAATAGGCCATAGGTGCTAGCCtgacggtataccttaacctatatcctcagtcgtctcttacgacatccacggtagaaatggagaggtgtaattctaacccgacactaCACGGGTAAATTATTGCGGTCCGCAAAATAAAGCAGTAATAACGACTATCTGGGCCAGAGGAAAAAGGTTGAGTATGGTTACTCTAAATCCATATATCACAAACATACATCCTCGAAGGCCGCCCAGTCGCCGCTGTTGCCGCGCTTCCACTGCGGCGCGACGTTCACGTAGTGGAACGAAGCCCGCTTCAGAGCGCGCAATGAAAAGTCTGCGTTCGCGGCAAGGTGCCCACGTGTGAGGAACTGgcgaaagaaaaagaaaactatttATGTTGCAGAAAAGTCTTGACTAACTTCATTATAGGTGATGAGGGTTgtgcgaaatatcgctagatggcgtgaGTGTCAAGaggtacgtttgacgtttgctcatgattggttaaaaaactacctgagccaatcgcaagcaaacgtcaaatggacttcacgatactaacgccatctagcgatatttctcctctgtgaaaaccctcattagccCTCATTTCTTAAAATTTAGGATGCTGAAGCTGTGTTGAAGCTTTGCTACGCTTTGCTGACTGAACGAACCCATTTAAGCCTCACTTACCTCTTTCTTGGTTAAGTATGTGGAGTCCATATTCGATCCTAAGACAGCGTTGATGCGGTCCTTTTGATGCGTCAATTTGTACAGATCAGCGATTGGAAACTTGCCGAACAAATCACCACCTGTCcataacaacaaacaaaattaaaactctGTATGTAGAAAATTCTATTCGTCATCTCTAATTTAACGAACTcctcttaaacggctggaccgatttggataacacttttgtatattttaatagGTTCCTGGATGGTTTGAAATCACATTTGGATTCGGTAGGTGGCACTAttgtactaattttatgatttaaattcgggttttgttccgcgtaccctGGTTTCATgccctggaagtaggcaattgctggctgactatgagaattaaacggacgagcttgcgagcttggtaaaaaaagtctggagctccaacaaaataactgatagcagccatttgagttggctgtatacgacttgtgccaacattgcCACGAACGGCTTTTCACTTTTTAAGCAGTTTGCGAAtcgacaaaaataaatttttgtcGAGCTAGTGcccctgcaatctttttaactttttaatttctcgctgaccataaactatgcacttagccTTCTGATATGTCAGGAATAATGTACCTAGACttttaccacagaataactaatagtacttaTACGGACATTTTAGAGAAAATTGGATTTCAGGTCTGTGCAACCAAtgtttaccgtaaagctcgtggtttcaaattaatttacgCGTACGAATTCTGAAAAACTCCGTCCGAGCCcgagtttgaacccacaatcctctgcttaaAAGTCTGTTATAGGCTAACACACGGGGAGgccactacgaaattcgaaaatcgaagttcgtaacgtaccatccctctcactctcatattaaacaatataagcaccagcgggacagcaagatacgaagttcgaattttacacttcgtagcataaagctactgttacactgctcgttactagcatgctcgtggactgtttacatttgctagcaataagcatgctagttttaagtctgctcctaaataagcatgctcaaacACTCCGATATAcatgccttttgatagcatgctctctgcagggctactatacgaaactcgaagttcgtgtcgtgcggtccctctgacacttatacgagagcgagagggacggtacgatacgaacttcgagtttccagtttcgtagtagccctgctgccagttcaaagtcagtgttgccacggcaattaccgtgttatacggctttcaggccaaaaaatctcaaaatactgcaaccctgtggccgttacggcttttcgcaaattcaacggtagtaatttatttataacaaatttacTTTTCGTAACTTTTCTTTTGcttgcaactctcgtggcactccCTCTACTATGCTGATAAAGCAAAAGCATTtgcacttgcttattacctttcccccttccgcACCCCCCCATTAACTAGCATGCTCTCTAATAGCAGGGCCTGCTACTaaaaagcatgctcgatagcacagaataagtaatagtacaagtcgatagtagcatgtcctgtacacacatgctagtaggtaacACATGCAGGTacccatcagccaaataagacagccggtgaaattactggcacgtgaggtatcccatcttaggcctctaggttggcagcgcgtctgcaatacccctggtgttgcagatgtttatgggcggtggtgatctcttaccatcaggagacacacttgctcgtttgccttccagtagtataaaaaaaaaaaaaaagtctatacatttttaaaccagttcctatcaaatgaaaatgtcgctaaagtcgaactttcaagttgacagacaagtctattggcattattgttttatgacatgcaaacgattatctactttagggtggtagaccacatttttggctgatggtacctaggtGTTACAGGCGTTTTTGTGTAACTGACCAGTGAACTGAGGCCTCCTCCCGATCTGGCTGTAAAAGCTGCTGGGGCTCAGGTCGTGCTGGACAAAGAGAGTACTCATGGTCCCTCGATCGAAGCAAGCCGTGTACAGCGTATAAAGCTTACCAGCTACCGTGTAACCAACTCTGTAACAAAGGTAATAAGGTGAAAAAGAACTCTGATGAGCGGATCGTGAAATGCGAGCGAAATTGATTTAAATGACAATGAGAGCTTAAAGACAGGCGAAagatcgctagatggcgttagtatagtaaggttttttaactgttagtttatttatgttatgagTACTTATGTTGTTAATGTTGTTAGATAAGTACTTAAcaacattttgaacatgaaactaccgtgagactcactcatattaaatataatgacccggattactcacgtcttaaatcgagtttaactcgacatgtttcgggctaatccgtagcccttcgtcttcggagcaacgcgactcagcgggaCCCGAGCCACTGAGCCGCtgagccgctgagtcgcgttgctccgaagacgaagggctacggattagcccgaaacatgtcgagttaaactcgatttaagacgtgagttatccgggtcattatatttaatacttaacaACATTAACATAATAAGCATTAATTTAAATGACAATGAGAGCTTAAAGACAGGCGAAagatcgctagatggcgttagtatagtaaggttttttaactgttagtttatttatgttatgagTACTTATGTTGTTAATGTTGTTaagtatctacctatctatttagatttgttgtgcatgtgtgtgtattgtataaatggggatgtattcttgatattgctgtaatgtaatgtaaattcaccacctgctaaattttattccttacttctccatccattccatttagatttttcactgcttcaaaGAGCTCAAAGGGACTTGagaatttgatattaattttagcttgatacctACCTCCACGCATTACTGAAAATAACTTAAACTAGACAAGTTagaaaagttcaatatctcaaaaacggctgaaccaattttaatgaaacaaaataaaaagccCGCATCGTAAGATCGCAATATTAAGATCCTTTGTTTGTAGAAAGGTtcagtttttccttttgaggtaggtacgggaccctaaaagCGTTTATGAATGAGTTAGTTAGGTACTTCACGCTGGTCTGCCCGCTGCGGTAGCACGCCTGCCGCGTCTCCAGCGCTGTGAAGTACGGTTGTGAACTGCATGAGATCGCTTTGAACTCGCCCCGCCATCGCCTCGCGCCAGCGCTGAATGTAGTGTTGGAGACGCACTTTACTTCCTGGCgataaaaagtaataattagTGGATTACTCTGATAAATAATACCATGGAGAACAGATGGGCCGTTGAGGCCGTAAAGTTCTCGGATCGGCaagcgagatggacggatgacctggttaaagtcgcgggttcacggtgggtgCAGGCCAGGGGATCCCCGCCAAgacgaaaaaccggccaagtgcgaagggttccgtaccattatctatacaacattagacattaaaaaaaaacacgcttgttgtatgggagccccccttaaatatttattttattttaatttaactatttatttttaaagtgaatacgactaaatattctatgaatatttcaagcgtttacatgttgccgttattaatatcgagcaaaaaacggcaaaaatcgcgtttgttgtatgggagccccccttaaatacttatttcatattttttttagtatttgttgaaatacataatctgtgaaaatttaaactgtctagctatcacggttcttgagatacatCCTAGTgagtgacagacggacagaaggACGTATAGGGGATCCTAGTAATAGGGGTCCCGTTTTTAACCTTTGGGTGCGGACCCCTAAAAAAGAAGGCGGGGCACTACCTACGTTTTCTCGAACCGTTTCCTCATAACATCGTCCCCAGGGCtctcttccccactgggcacacgggcacgtgcccagggccccgcgatgcaTCGGGGTTCGGGGTCCCCTAgcacataatatataatagtactaacgtacagaatgaccacgctccgccccgcaccggttcgagttaccccacccctcaagcgcagattgcaggaaaaccgcaggaaagcagtcgggtgcgcgacgcgatgtatgtcggccgcacggcactaagttcgggagcaatcattttgcgaaatggtaacggtaccctacctggTCTACTTCCTTTTATACTTAAACTGAAATTATCGcaattaatacatgaaatacctaactacctaccgaataattcttttagtttgtagtcgtatatctattgtacataattaaaataataatacttaaatacacattttaagtaggtttaaataaataggttagATTAACGTTTACAttgatttgcactatctaagccatacctacatatgccttaaatgtcattggtagtacttatagtactagggtttagcgatagtcagccctgtgtatcttacgcacacattgacgcgtgtacagacgtcgtcgtgcctatgtagattcaagaacgcgtattttgtacgttgTGGCCGCCGTGTGCCCCTCCCTAGCCTAAATCCATTACCAAACGACAACCGATAGCTACTCcactctcgcctgaaaatcaggcttaccgaatgcagcatgtgcccagggcctctaacaGGTAAAAGACGGCCCTGATCGTCCCAGTTGACAAGAGAGCCCAAATTCACAGCGATGTGTTTAGGAAACACAATTTCGTTGATACATTTTTCTCAATAAAGGTCATTGTATCAGCCAGGATCCACTCACCAGGTCCTCGACCCCGGTGCTATAGTTCCCCAACACCACCGCCCTCCCGGGGCAGGCGACGGTGatcgccgccgcgcgccgcacaGATACCCCCTTCTTGCCGCCCGGCAGCAGGTAACTGTCGCCGTGGAGGTACACGGCCGACGGGGAACCGAAGTCGTCCTTCAGGGATAGCACGCAATCTGAAAATATTcttgtttaataacatttaagtaCAGTACAGTCACGCATTatcccttttccaggcatagtgctaatagtgaccacataaatgtacagtGTACACTTacattatacaccgtgttatttttgatatccgttaactttgaggggacaatctacaggtcaaattaagttaatttctctaagacactagtagcccaactcttactgtttaaaagataatcaaaaattaagataaataattattagcaATAAAATATATGGTCCTTAATATatgaatttttttcaaagtccataactaTTTAACCAGTCCATAActgtttaattcacacatatttagcaaaagaaggttaaatatgtggatttttttgatgCCTATCCCTTATGTGACGCATCAATGTCACTTgccaatttgtttattttacaatgtaacaattaacaatgaatGTGACATTTGATATGAGATtcacgctgtcatcgttcatccaccattacatctcgtatttcgttttctagaattgttttaccgtacaacggcaaaacttactagacactggcaaaattgtcctccaatggacagcgccatatttttctaaaaaacaacaacaacaatgaatgtgaagctattatatgcaagaaaaaacattttttttttcaatttcgctagaaagttaattatcaggtagttcatatcaatcaatgaactgagtcgtctaccgaagttaacggatatcaaaaaacacggtgtattcaaccttgctaaatttacaaTACTGTGCACAAAatcgttaaaaatataattcgtttttaaattaatgttatgagGGCATAGGtgaacaatataaaactatgactCGTTTTGTGGTAGCTGATCTAAATTCGCGGGCCTGGAAAAGGTTATTATCTGCTatagcagagcgtgcaaaaatatctgaaacgtgctactggccctagaaatatattatacttattagATAGGGATTTATGCTCGGTTCgacaactagaatgttaatgtctCTCGGGACTCGTCAGTTTTTTTAGTTATCCTGAAGAGAAAGAAAAtcgattttttgtttcaaataatttttGAGGGTTGTGATTCCGAAAATCGATTCGCTGGTCCTTCAGTTGTCAGGGCCCGGCATTTCATCTACTCGATAAAAGATGGCGCCACCAAAGTGTAGGTACAGAATTTTGTTTCCACAGTTAAGTCAATGACGAATCGATTTCTAGACTTAGCCTACTCTAGATTGTAGTCAAAATCGTTAGATCTGTTTAAAGGTTCGTCGGTTTGGCTTAATTCAAATAAGTTTATAATATATTCAATCAAAAAACCATATTATGTATACACACATGAACACATGAGatttataaaatacctactagaTTTTGCTCTCGATTCCGTCTGTGAAAAATTCATCTAtagctatcccacgggaactcgGTAATTTTAGGGGATAAtaactgtcctatgtccttcccagaaTCAACATATCAAATTTAATCTAGGTAAATAGaatcagcggtttagacgtcaaAAGGTAacagagttacaatacaatacatacaagaactctttattgtaagtaCACCAGAagtagtaagcgatacagaaaacagttactttcacattttataTTAGTTTGGATGTTGTAACTGCCGACTGCAgcacattaaatttataaatgccTTAAAATATTTGGACAATGTCGTTATACTAGATTCCATATGAAACTTCAAAGCCTCTGCGCAAATCTGGTTTTCCCAAATCAACCAGAAAaatctgtttttagggttccgtacctaaagggtgccaacgggaccttATTACTGtgactccgctgtctgtttgtctctgtctggctgtctgtctgtctgtctgtccgtccgtctgtcacagggctttatctcaacaacaaatactaaaaataaaataaagttgaaatttggcatacttatgtaaatttggtgacaatacaatagtctggtagtgacatcttggtggttctgccagaatcgtctctgcaggagggaactcctcaatagttaaatagtacaaacttgaaatttggtacagatatgtagtttagatgacaatgcaagtacagtcaacaaaaagtactttCGGCAAAAAAACTTGGATTAAAAACACGGACATTGTGTTCGAaatgaatgaattattattattatttttaaaaatgtttttttttaacaaaaattattacaagcattatatttatttgcagtgtaatgtaactacgTTTgatcgggtggaatctttcattttaactcaaatttgaagtggatatcttcaagtcaaccgattgagctgaaatttttcacgcatgtataaatccgatgatgacaatgcaatattattataacatggagttgatctgatgataaagctagcgggtgaccataggaactctgtgataaacgacacgaccgcctCGAGTTTGGACTCagttgattcgtcttgacgagtacctactttggtaaccaggggcataaagtacagtcagcaaaaaaaaacttatactacGAGAATTTTAAGCAAAACTTTTACTGAagtgtttacggaacccttcatgtacgagtccgactcgcacttgaccatttttttattaataaaatttaagataTTATGAAGTAGCATATCATGGTTATAACGCTATGTTTACATATAAGATAATAACTGAAAGGTCATACCTCTTATCTTGataccaaattttaaacaaaatcgtTCAAAAAATTGTTCAAATTATTGATTAAGctcatttgttttattcttcgattaaaaaaaaatagaaacaaaaaaacatcgGTATTCTAGGTGcctataaaaaaaacgcatagCATAAAATGACacataaaagaaagaaatattaaatgatTGACACGGACATGATAAAATCAAAGGAGATTCGATTTAAATAAAGCGTATCTAAGAACAGACTCACCACATTGCATTTCATCCACGACCTTCAATATTAGCATCAGAACAAGCAGACTTGTTGACTTCATGGTGTTTATGTGTCCCTGGTATGCCGCAAAGTAACGGTACGTTAACACTGGCTGTGGGTGCTATGGACGCGGTCGATGTTTGCAGACAATGCCCCTACTAGTGGTTCGTACTCACTCACACGTTACTCACGAATACATATATCTAATCTACCTATTTTCTAATAATACCTTtcaacgagcaattcttgtatccATACCTcagatccatactaatattataaatgtgaaagtgtgtttgtttgttctttcacgccgcaacggaacaacggatcgacgtgatttttggcatagagatagtttttaggccagagagtgacaaaggctactttttatcccggaaaaatgcacagttcccgagggaacagcgcgctataAACGAAtatcacgcgggcgaagccgcgggcaaaagccagtatacatatacatatatattttggggatctcggaaacggctccaacgatttcgatgaggtatgtaggggttttccgggatgacaaatcgatctagcttggtcttatctctgaaaaaacacttgttatcgagttttagctcggtcgcccaggtactaatacctacatacaaacgCGACTTTGCCTGCAGCATAATGCTGTCAAGTTTCTTTTCGACAtcgcaaatgttttttttttagattattttgagtCGGTGTACTTTTTGATGTGGAATAAAGTTGTCTGTCTTAAAGTCGTTTATcgtgttccctcgggaactagacaattttccaggatataATTATCATTATGTATTAGGTACATTAATCCTGTCATCCTGTCCTTCCCAGGGTTTTAACGTGGTTTTAACTATGTCCATTTCGAAATTGTATGGCCTCCTGAGCCCTcgcatactttataaaggaccaattaacactaagaataacggccaaatgtactttatacagtaaaaattgttcattgaataaagagttctaagaattttgaaataatatccaaaataaaaaagcagGCCAACCACGTTTAGGTCTTAAGCAACATTAGAAGATGTCAAtgagcactaagtttgttaaaaaatgtcaggactcaagaggataggttaggttaggtaaagtTAGGAATATTAAGTAACAATCACTGCCGTAAAATGAGGTTACTTTGCCCCccactgggtaactatgctccaattcagtattttgtttaaatgtcttgcaggtcgaagtccCGGTACCCGATACACTTTCCAATAAAGTGGCAACACTCACTTCAATTTTGGCTCCGTGCGatactttattttcttttcacacctctccttcagaaaagtaacttttcctccctgtcgagagggagcaaagtgcaacttttctgttcaaggcttttctaagtgttaaattgcaaatgtcaatttttgaagttgataattgtaaagccacgctattttctatgctggttgttctttaatgatatttagatatatttttttcaagtttcttaatgctcggtgtgaaaagttgtatgagccacacgggagcaaaaatattttcatcttgggcgttaacacttgaatccctcattacgcttaggattctactttagaatccctcgctacgctcaggattctattgtagaatccttcgctacattctggattcaatgtacgccctcgccgtaaatacactattttgctcccttgtgacacaaatagcTATTTCCTGTCAGACGCCGTACAGTGATAAGACAGAGTGCAATGACAATGATGGGGTAAAAATGCAACAATGTAGTTTAAGCAAGCCAACATGATAGTAGGGgtgatctactttacataaatacatatatgaacataccacagcataataattatcaaaataaaacaaagattaccAAATTTGAAGCAAATATTGGAGCAAAGTAACCTCATTTTACTTTGGTGCTTTGTAACCTTGGTAGTTGGTACTAAGGTAACATGAGA is part of the Choristoneura fumiferana chromosome 26, NRCan_CFum_1, whole genome shotgun sequence genome and encodes:
- the LOC141442984 gene encoding salivary endonuclease-like → MKSTSLLVLMLILKVVDEMQCDCVLSLKDDFGSPSAVYLHGDSYLLPGGKKGVSVRRAAAITVACPGRAVVLGNYSTGVEDLEVKCVSNTTFSAGARRWRGEFKAISCSSQPYFTALETRQACYRSGQTSVKVGYTVAGKLYTLYTACFDRGTMSTLFVQHDLSPSSFYSQIGRRPQFTGGDLFGKFPIADLYKLTHQKDRINAVLGSNMDSTYLTKKEFLTRGHLAANADFSLRALKRASFHYVNVAPQWKRGNSGDWAAFEDGLRRRVHSSNSSVTVYTGTHGVLRLPSPQGEKEFYLHTDENNNDVAPVPLYFYKLVYDPKRKTATAFVTVNSSFYNQTTTDRLTFCDDVCGAISWLKLRNDGTHSFCCSYEDFVETVDHVVGLDVKGLYK